The DNA segment AGGTGGCAGtctcaggcctggcaccagtagTCAACCAGGTTGGACACTGGCTGAAGGCCCCAGGGGCTTGAAAGGGCCCTTCATCAGCCCAACCAAGCTACTCCATCATTCACCATCTTCCCTGCACAGCTGCCAGATACTTTTCAGAGGTGATGCTACTTTTGAGCTCCCATCCATGGTTGCCACCCATCCTTTCAAGTTACCCATACTGTAATGCCCCTGCCCATAGATCTATGAAATCTTAAGTCACCCATCTTAACATCCCtgggtttcaaaagcagttttcaATGCAGCATGTGAAGTTTATATTAGGGTGAAAATAGTTCAAAGGCCAAGCGTGCATGCTGAAATTAATAACCATACATCTCTCTTTATTATGATCTGCCTTTGGGCTTCATGTTTCTGCAAATATGGGGATCATTCCCATTTAAAATCATTCTGTAAAAGTACTCCAGATGATAAGATTTTAACTTTATACATCCTGagtacttttaaatatttttcaagCAATGTTTTGCTGTGTGAACAATGAGGGTGAAAGTCATCTTGTAATAATGACTCATAACTGTGTGTGAATAGGCTGTTAATTGGCTACAGTTCTGTTTGGCATTACATTTGATTCTATTTTGTTATGATGACTGCAACTGAGTACAAAATGAAATATTATTATTCCTCTCATACATGCTGCTCTAACACAGCTAAAAACACCAATCAAAGGGTTGCCCAACCAGAAAAAAAGCAGGACATCAGTTATTAACCATGAGTTTTTCTTGGTCTGCTTTGCTCATCTGTCTGGTATTTTCCTGTAATTGTATAAGCTCTAGAGGCCAGTGATAGAATTTTTGCAAAAGGGCTAATGATTATATTTGGACTGAAAAAGGCAACTTCAACTTTGAGTTTCTTTGTGGAAAAAAATATGGAAGTAGTCACAATGAGTAACAGACACTTTAACTAATAAGAAATAGAAAAACCCAACACACAGGAAAATTTAAAAGCAGTTGCAAAGACATAAATCTTGGAGAAGATTGTGATGTATTGGCTGCCTTACATCCATCTCTTGCATGATGCCCTCTAATGCAGCATTTAAATAATAACTTTCCTGATGCCTCCTCTTTACTGCTAAGAAAGGGGGGGGTAAAAACAATAATAgaagagctcagacaatgttgctGTTTTATGACTGCCTTCTCCTAAGAGGCATGCTGGAGAATGACAGTAATTTTGAAAAGGGTTGTCAGTCAGCTTTATCACAGATGGAGCACTCTAATGACCTTCCAGGTCACAGTTCATTCGTCTACATAATGGAATGAATAGGAAGAATTGAGTGCACAAGCTTTATTAATGAAGGAGCATAAAGAGATGCAGCGTCATTGGCTATAACTCAGGAAAGCTATATCTGGAAGAGGGCAAAAATGCTCTTGCCGCATGTTGACAACTTTATTTTAATCTCTACATAAAAGAGGCCCAGTTGAGCCACAATGCCAATTGTTTCAGAAGACATCAGCAAAGCTTTGCTTCCCTGCCCACCCCCCACTtcattgtaaatattttaataGGGAGGACTCGTTTTGTTAAGCGCAGGTTTTAATTGTGCCAAGAGATTAGATCTAAAATAAAAGAGGTccaatttttatctgtttttatgatactgttttacTGTGCTTATGTTGATTTGTActgtttgtacaccacttagatatttttaaaatattaagcagtttagaaatacattttaaataataaaaagattAAAGTCAAGGCAACCATGTTGggggtgtgtgttttaaatatgaAAAGCAGAATTTATATCTTTCTAGATTGAATTGTCAACACAGCGGTTGTCGTCTTAACTAAAAGATGGCCTCAGCATAAACACTGGTCAGCATATGAGTGGAACCTACTTTATGCAGTCTTgtgaaaattattaaaaataatcaaaTGTGAATTATTAATACATTTATAGCTCTTATTTAATGCTACAGTGTTTACAAAACATAGATGTTTAAATATGAGAGTGGCAATTAAAGCTCTTGGATTTCAACATAATAACAAATTTGTTTCCAAGGGGCACCACTATGTCCTGTGTGTCATTTTAAAAGACTTGTGTCCTTCATGCTACAGTACTTTCTCACACTTGTTCATTGAAATGTTTTGTTAGGTTTCATCAGAACAAGAGAAGGATCAAGAATGTCCAGACCAGAAAAGCTCATCTGAGCTGACTGTAGCAGAGGATATGAAGGGGTCTATAGAAGAGCCCCAGGTTTCTCCACTAGATGCAGCTGGGATGCCATCTTTGGAAAAAAACAACTTGAAAAATATCAGCCCAAACAGTGGGGAAGTCAAGGAGGAGATGCCATCTGAAGATTCTTTTTCAAGTGCTTTGGTGCCCCCAGAAGAAGATGTCTTGAACTCGGCAGTCAGTAAACTCCCCAGTCCATCAGAAGTCCTAGATGAGCCAAAGCAGGAACAAAGAGCGCATTGTCTCTCAGATGATCTAGAAAGTGATGTCCAAGAAATCCCATTTAATAACTTTCCCACCATCCAACTACCACTTCCAACTCAAAGCGAGATGGAAGACGATAAACTCCCAGAGATGGCGGACTACATTGCCaattgcacagttaaagtggatcAGTTAGGGAATGAGGACATACACAATGCACTGAAACAGAGTCCCAAAGTCCTTGTAGTACAGAATTTTGACATGTTCAAAGAGAAAGAAGTGCCGGGTTCCCTTAATGGGGATCCTGGTTTCGGTTGCACACCACTACTCTACTCCAAAGGCAACCCAGGCATCATGTCACCTCTGGCAAAGAAGAAGCTTCTGTCGCAAGTCAGTGGGGCAACCCTCTCATGTAGCTATCCTTATGGCTCACCCCCACCTTTGATCAGCAAGAAGAAATTAAGCAGCAAAGAAGACCTGTTGTCAAGCATGTCACAGGCTCCTCATGCTCCTGTGACAGATACTGCAGCACTCAGCAGGCCATCTGTGATCCAACATGTACAGAGTTTTAAACCCAAGAATTCAGAGGAAAGGAAGTCTGCTAGTGAAACTTACAGGCATGAATTGCTACTAAAGAAACCCGATTCTGAATGTTGTGATTTTTCCAAACAACACCTGAGTGCTCTGGCTGAATCCTATGCACTGAAGTCAGAAATTCAGGACATGAAAGATAGAATGAATGAAAAAAGGGGCCTGCACCACTCCCACATGCCCACCTTCTTGGCAGATTTTTATTCATCTCCTCACCTGCACAGCCTTTACAGGCACACTGAACACCACCTTAATAGTGAACAGGCATCAAAGTACCTCCCTCGAGACATGTACAGAGGTACAGAAAACCTTTCAATGTTCCCTCAGCACAAGCACCAAGATAAACGAAGCTTAAGCTATCACCCCCCTTTGCATCAGCAAGAAAAAAAGAGCCCTATGGAAGTCTCCTTGGATGATCAGCCGACAGATCTGAGTCTTCCGAAAAGTACTCACAAACAGACTGCAAAAGCTCTGGGATCATCTTCCCTCTTGCATGCTTCAGTTGGGCAGCAGGAGAGCAAAAGCATTTCCCAGTTTCAAGCCTTGAGCTGCCAGCCTCTGAGCATAGACTGTAATCCCAAAGCTTGCCGTGTTTCTCCAATGACTGTGTCAGCCCCAAAGAAGCACGGTGAGCCTCTTCTCAGGATCAGCAAACAGCAGAACCCGAGGAAGATAGAAGGCATGGTCCATCCCATCCTCAGCCACAAAACAAATGCTCAGACCATTGGGGCAGCTCGGCCTCTGAAGCGCAGCCTGGAGGATTTGGACAAAGCCATTTCGGAAAAAAAGATCCGAGCTGTCTCACCCCTGCGCTTACCAAAGGAAGCCCCTGTGAAAGACAAGAGTCTCgagcaagagggggagggcaGCAAATCCCTGCATGGCCTCCCTCCCAGTGGCatgctggagggccacaagtttcccctcTCAAGCCCCATCTTCACAGGCTTATACCCAGGAACTTTGTGCAGCAGCCTCAGCAACCGAATTCCATCTGGGTACTCTCATCCTCTGCAGTACTTGAAAAATCAGACAATGCTTTCTCCACTAATGCAGCCTTTGGCTCTCCATTCATT comes from the Rhineura floridana isolate rRhiFlo1 chromosome 7, rRhiFlo1.hap2, whole genome shotgun sequence genome and includes:
- the ARID5B gene encoding AT-rich interactive domain-containing protein 5B isoform X1 produces the protein MEPNSVQWVGSPCGLHGPYIFYKAFQFHLEGRPRILSLGDFFFVRCKPEDPICIAELQLLWEERTSRQLLSSSKLYFLPEDTPQGRNSDHGEDEVIAASEKVTVKLEDLAKWARADFSKWKRGLRGEAIRPTELGKNGQKEVLSRFRQTTHNSGLNFKDILKEKADLGEDDEDSNVLILSYPQYCRYRSMLKRIQGKPSSILTDQFVLALGGIAVISKNPQILYCRETFDHPTLIENDCICDEFAPNLKGRPRKKKSCSQRRDSLNGIKDSNNNCEGKAVAKVKCEAKLPLPKTKNNNCKKGSVEDKSKVSVGEECRADEQAFLVALYKYMKERKTPIERIPYLGFKQINLWTMFQAAQKLGGYETITARRQWKHIYDELGGNPGSTSAATCTRRHYERLILPYERFIKGEEDKPLPPVKPRKQDNVTQEVESKIKLSGTKRIKNEHQKSKKEKDNAQKPQDAPQVSSEQEKDQECPDQKSSSELTVAEDMKGSIEEPQVSPLDAAGMPSLEKNNLKNISPNSGEVKEEMPSEDSFSSALVPPEEDVLNSAVSKLPSPSEVLDEPKQEQRAHCLSDDLESDVQEIPFNNFPTIQLPLPTQSEMEDDKLPEMADYIANCTVKVDQLGNEDIHNALKQSPKVLVVQNFDMFKEKEVPGSLNGDPGFGCTPLLYSKGNPGIMSPLAKKKLLSQVSGATLSCSYPYGSPPPLISKKKLSSKEDLLSSMSQAPHAPVTDTAALSRPSVIQHVQSFKPKNSEERKSASETYRHELLLKKPDSECCDFSKQHLSALAESYALKSEIQDMKDRMNEKRGLHHSHMPTFLADFYSSPHLHSLYRHTEHHLNSEQASKYLPRDMYRGTENLSMFPQHKHQDKRSLSYHPPLHQQEKKSPMEVSLDDQPTDLSLPKSTHKQTAKALGSSSLLHASVGQQESKSISQFQALSCQPLSIDCNPKACRVSPMTVSAPKKHGEPLLRISKQQNPRKIEGMVHPILSHKTNAQTIGAARPLKRSLEDLDKAISEKKIRAVSPLRLPKEAPVKDKSLEQEGEGSKSLHGLPPSGMLEGHKFPLSSPIFTGLYPGTLCSSLSNRIPSGYSHPLQYLKNQTMLSPLMQPLALHSFMVQRQFLTSPGNSQQLYRHLAAATPVGSSYGDLLHNNIYPLAAINPQAAFPPSQLSSVHPSTKL
- the ARID5B gene encoding AT-rich interactive domain-containing protein 5B isoform X2, giving the protein MRREDEVIAASEKVTVKLEDLAKWARADFSKWKRGLRGEAIRPTELGKNGQKEVLSRFRQTTHNSGLNFKDILKEKADLGEDDEDSNVLILSYPQYCRYRSMLKRIQGKPSSILTDQFVLALGGIAVISKNPQILYCRETFDHPTLIENDCICDEFAPNLKGRPRKKKSCSQRRDSLNGIKDSNNNCEGKAVAKVKCEAKLPLPKTKNNNCKKGSVEDKSKVSVGEECRADEQAFLVALYKYMKERKTPIERIPYLGFKQINLWTMFQAAQKLGGYETITARRQWKHIYDELGGNPGSTSAATCTRRHYERLILPYERFIKGEEDKPLPPVKPRKQDNVTQEVESKIKLSGTKRIKNEHQKSKKEKDNAQKPQDAPQVSSEQEKDQECPDQKSSSELTVAEDMKGSIEEPQVSPLDAAGMPSLEKNNLKNISPNSGEVKEEMPSEDSFSSALVPPEEDVLNSAVSKLPSPSEVLDEPKQEQRAHCLSDDLESDVQEIPFNNFPTIQLPLPTQSEMEDDKLPEMADYIANCTVKVDQLGNEDIHNALKQSPKVLVVQNFDMFKEKEVPGSLNGDPGFGCTPLLYSKGNPGIMSPLAKKKLLSQVSGATLSCSYPYGSPPPLISKKKLSSKEDLLSSMSQAPHAPVTDTAALSRPSVIQHVQSFKPKNSEERKSASETYRHELLLKKPDSECCDFSKQHLSALAESYALKSEIQDMKDRMNEKRGLHHSHMPTFLADFYSSPHLHSLYRHTEHHLNSEQASKYLPRDMYRGTENLSMFPQHKHQDKRSLSYHPPLHQQEKKSPMEVSLDDQPTDLSLPKSTHKQTAKALGSSSLLHASVGQQESKSISQFQALSCQPLSIDCNPKACRVSPMTVSAPKKHGEPLLRISKQQNPRKIEGMVHPILSHKTNAQTIGAARPLKRSLEDLDKAISEKKIRAVSPLRLPKEAPVKDKSLEQEGEGSKSLHGLPPSGMLEGHKFPLSSPIFTGLYPGTLCSSLSNRIPSGYSHPLQYLKNQTMLSPLMQPLALHSFMVQRQFLTSPGNSQQLYRHLAAATPVGSSYGDLLHNNIYPLAAINPQAAFPPSQLSSVHPSTKL
- the ARID5B gene encoding AT-rich interactive domain-containing protein 5B isoform X3; this encodes MAPNLKGRPRKKKSCSQRRDSLNGIKDSNNNCEGKAVAKVKCEAKLPLPKTKNNNCKKGSVEDKSKVSVGEECRADEQAFLVALYKYMKERKTPIERIPYLGFKQINLWTMFQAAQKLGGYETITARRQWKHIYDELGGNPGSTSAATCTRRHYERLILPYERFIKGEEDKPLPPVKPRKQDNVTQEVESKIKLSGTKRIKNEHQKSKKEKDNAQKPQDAPQVSSEQEKDQECPDQKSSSELTVAEDMKGSIEEPQVSPLDAAGMPSLEKNNLKNISPNSGEVKEEMPSEDSFSSALVPPEEDVLNSAVSKLPSPSEVLDEPKQEQRAHCLSDDLESDVQEIPFNNFPTIQLPLPTQSEMEDDKLPEMADYIANCTVKVDQLGNEDIHNALKQSPKVLVVQNFDMFKEKEVPGSLNGDPGFGCTPLLYSKGNPGIMSPLAKKKLLSQVSGATLSCSYPYGSPPPLISKKKLSSKEDLLSSMSQAPHAPVTDTAALSRPSVIQHVQSFKPKNSEERKSASETYRHELLLKKPDSECCDFSKQHLSALAESYALKSEIQDMKDRMNEKRGLHHSHMPTFLADFYSSPHLHSLYRHTEHHLNSEQASKYLPRDMYRGTENLSMFPQHKHQDKRSLSYHPPLHQQEKKSPMEVSLDDQPTDLSLPKSTHKQTAKALGSSSLLHASVGQQESKSISQFQALSCQPLSIDCNPKACRVSPMTVSAPKKHGEPLLRISKQQNPRKIEGMVHPILSHKTNAQTIGAARPLKRSLEDLDKAISEKKIRAVSPLRLPKEAPVKDKSLEQEGEGSKSLHGLPPSGMLEGHKFPLSSPIFTGLYPGTLCSSLSNRIPSGYSHPLQYLKNQTMLSPLMQPLALHSFMVQRQFLTSPGNSQQLYRHLAAATPVGSSYGDLLHNNIYPLAAINPQAAFPPSQLSSVHPSTKL